The following coding sequences are from one Roseburia hominis A2-183 window:
- the nagE gene encoding N-acetylglucosamine-specific PTS transporter subunit IIBC, translated as MKYLQKLGKALMLPVACLPICGILMGIGYALCPATMQGGDIAGAKALIGFFLVKAGGALIDNMAWLFVIGVGVGMADDNDGTAALAALASWLMITNLLSTGVVTTLMPSIAENADKTLAFDKIANPFIGILAGIIGATCYNKFKGTKLPDWLAFFSGKRCVAIVSGVVSIVVSAILLFVWPVVFGALIALGQAIVGMDAVGAGIYAFLNRLLIPTGLHHALNNVFWFDTIGLGDLANFWKGKTSADVSWDLGMYMSGFFPCMMFGIPGAALAMVHTAKSNKKKIAIGLVGSAALCSFICGVTEPFEFGFMFLAPALYVVYALLYGIFTFITVLVGFRAGFSFSAGATDLIFSASLPAAKNTWMILPLGIAAFVVFYVVFRFMITKFDLKTPGREDDDDDAEKGAKLENNDYTEVARIVLEGVGGKENIESIDNCITRLRLEIRDYTKVDEKKIKSAGVAGVVRPSQKTVQVIIGTQVQFVADEFKKLCK; from the coding sequence ATGAAATATCTTCAGAAGTTGGGAAAAGCATTGATGCTTCCGGTTGCCTGTCTGCCGATCTGCGGTATCTTAATGGGAATCGGATATGCACTCTGCCCGGCAACCATGCAGGGTGGTGACATTGCAGGTGCAAAGGCGCTGATTGGATTTTTCCTTGTAAAAGCGGGGGGCGCTTTAATTGACAATATGGCATGGCTGTTTGTCATCGGCGTCGGCGTTGGTATGGCAGACGACAATGACGGTACCGCGGCACTTGCGGCGCTGGCATCCTGGCTGATGATTACCAATCTGCTCTCGACGGGCGTTGTTACCACATTGATGCCGTCAATCGCAGAGAATGCGGATAAGACGCTGGCATTCGACAAGATTGCAAACCCGTTTATCGGTATTCTTGCCGGTATCATCGGAGCAACCTGTTATAACAAGTTCAAGGGAACGAAGCTTCCGGACTGGCTGGCATTTTTCAGCGGCAAACGCTGTGTTGCCATCGTATCCGGTGTGGTATCGATTGTCGTGTCAGCTATCCTGTTATTCGTATGGCCGGTTGTGTTCGGCGCACTGATCGCTCTTGGTCAGGCAATTGTGGGAATGGATGCAGTGGGCGCTGGTATCTACGCATTTTTGAACCGTCTTTTAATTCCAACCGGTCTGCATCATGCATTGAACAACGTATTCTGGTTTGATACGATCGGACTCGGTGATCTGGCCAACTTCTGGAAGGGCAAGACATCGGCGGATGTATCATGGGATCTCGGTATGTATATGTCCGGGTTCTTCCCGTGTATGATGTTTGGTATTCCGGGTGCGGCACTTGCCATGGTTCACACGGCAAAGAGCAATAAGAAAAAGATCGCAATCGGATTGGTTGGTTCCGCAGCACTTTGTTCATTCATCTGTGGCGTTACTGAGCCGTTCGAGTTCGGATTCATGTTCCTTGCTCCGGCACTCTATGTAGTATATGCATTATTATACGGTATTTTTACCTTTATCACGGTTCTGGTAGGCTTCCGTGCAGGCTTCAGTTTTTCTGCAGGTGCAACCGACCTGATCTTTTCCGCTTCCCTTCCGGCGGCAAAGAACACCTGGATGATTCTTCCGCTCGGAATCGCAGCATTTGTCGTATTCTATGTTGTATTCCGTTTTATGATCACGAAGTTTGATTTAAAGACTCCGGGACGTGAAGATGACGATGATGATGCAGAGAAAGGTGCAAAGCTTGAGAATAATGATTACACCGAAGTGGCAAGAATCGTGCTTGAAGGTGTCGGTGGCAAAGAGAATATAGAAAGCATTGATAACTGCATTACGAGACTCCGTCTGGAGATCAGGGATTACACTAAGGTAGATGAGAAAAAGATCAAATCTGCCGGTGTGGCAGGTGTGGTTCGCCCAAGCCAGAAAACAGTACAGGTCATTATCGGTACCCAGGTACAGTTTGTGGCTGATGAATTTAAAAAACTTTGTAAGTAA
- the nagB gene encoding glucosamine-6-phosphate deaminase, which yields MRIYRAKDYYDMSRKAANIISAQVIMKPDCVLGLATGSTPVGTYAQLVEWYKKGDLDFSEVKTVNLDEYKGLDQSNDQSYFYFMAEHLFDKVNIDFQNVNIPNGMETDADKECARYEAKIKALGGVDLQLLGIGHNGHIGFNEPNGQFDRTTHCVNLTQSTIEANKRFFASEEDVPRQAYTMGIKTIMQANKILMVASGEDKAEIVKRAFFGPITPEVPASVLQLHNDVTLVGDEAALSLIGSCQS from the coding sequence ATGAGAATCTATCGGGCAAAAGATTATTATGACATGAGCAGAAAGGCAGCCAACATCATATCCGCGCAGGTGATTATGAAGCCGGACTGTGTGCTGGGACTTGCAACCGGTTCGACGCCGGTCGGCACTTATGCACAGCTCGTGGAGTGGTACAAAAAGGGGGATCTGGATTTTTCAGAGGTAAAGACGGTGAATCTGGATGAATATAAAGGACTCGACCAGTCGAACGACCAGAGTTATTTTTACTTCATGGCGGAACATCTGTTTGACAAGGTCAATATTGATTTTCAGAATGTCAATATCCCAAATGGAATGGAAACGGATGCGGACAAGGAATGTGCGCGCTATGAGGCGAAGATAAAAGCGCTCGGCGGAGTGGATCTGCAGCTGCTCGGAATCGGTCACAACGGTCACATCGGATTCAACGAGCCGAACGGACAGTTCGACCGCACGACGCACTGTGTGAATCTGACACAGAGCACGATTGAGGCCAACAAACGGTTCTTTGCATCGGAGGAGGACGTGCCGCGGCAGGCGTACACGATGGGAATCAAGACGATCATGCAGGCGAACAAGATTCTGATGGTGGCAAGCGGGGAAGACAAGGCGGAGATTGTAAAACGTGCCTTTTTCGGACCGATCACACCGGAGGTGCCTGCATCGGTACTGCAGCTTCACAACGATGTGACACTGGTGGGAGATGAGGCGGCGCTGTCGCTGATCGGCTCCTGTCAGAGTTAG
- a CDS encoding PTS sugar transporter subunit IIA: MFGLFHKKEQKALELGAPVSGQAVPLQEVSDPTFGGEILGKGVAVRPTDGRIYAPADGEITLLFDTLHALSMTTDTGAELLLHIGLDTVALKGAHFKAHVKTGDKVRKGDLLLEADLKAIREAGYDVITPMIVCNTDHFAEVKAVTGAEVTPQDTVLILTSK, from the coding sequence ATGTTTGGATTATTTCATAAAAAAGAACAGAAAGCGCTGGAACTGGGAGCGCCGGTAAGCGGGCAGGCAGTACCGCTTCAGGAGGTGAGCGATCCCACGTTCGGCGGGGAGATTCTCGGAAAAGGCGTGGCGGTAAGACCCACGGATGGCAGGATCTACGCGCCGGCGGATGGGGAGATTACCTTGTTATTTGATACACTGCATGCGCTCAGCATGACGACGGATACCGGGGCAGAACTGCTGCTCCATATTGGACTGGACACCGTTGCATTAAAGGGTGCGCATTTTAAGGCGCATGTAAAGACGGGGGATAAAGTCAGAAAGGGTGATCTGCTGTTGGAGGCGGATCTTAAGGCGATCCGGGAAGCCGGATATGATGTGATCACACCGATGATTGTCTGCAATACCGACCATTTTGCCGAAGTAAAAGCGGTGACGGGTGCGGAGGTGACGCCGCAGGATACGGTTCTGATTCTCACATCGAAGTAA
- the licT gene encoding BglG family transcription antiterminator LicT gives MKISKVINNNVLSAFDENGQEVVLMGRGLGFKAKTGDDIDESRVQKVFCIENSALSRQFQEMISNIPMEHMQISADIISYAKNECGMELNQSIYVALTDHINFAIERYRNGIALSNAILWEIRQFYRREYLVGEYALRLFAERLDIHFPEDEAGFIALHFVNAEYNTDIHDTYMITDVIQKGIEIVKAEYQKALDEKSMHYERFVAHLKFFARRIFFSKEMLSDEEQEFSDLIELKYPREYACARKIADYIEAQYDCTVTKEEIMYLAIHIRRITTDSDE, from the coding sequence ATGAAGATAAGTAAAGTGATTAATAACAACGTCCTGTCGGCATTTGATGAAAACGGGCAGGAAGTCGTTCTCATGGGAAGAGGACTCGGGTTTAAGGCGAAGACAGGAGACGACATTGACGAGAGCCGGGTACAGAAAGTGTTCTGCATCGAAAATTCGGCGCTCTCAAGGCAGTTTCAGGAAATGATCTCCAACATCCCTATGGAGCATATGCAGATCTCGGCGGACATTATCTCCTACGCCAAGAACGAGTGCGGCATGGAGTTAAACCAGAGTATTTACGTTGCGCTGACGGATCACATCAATTTCGCGATTGAACGATACAGGAATGGGATTGCGCTGTCGAACGCTATTCTGTGGGAGATACGGCAGTTCTACCGCAGGGAGTATCTCGTCGGAGAGTATGCGCTCCGCCTTTTTGCGGAGAGACTGGATATTCATTTCCCGGAGGATGAGGCGGGATTTATTGCACTGCATTTTGTGAATGCCGAATATAATACGGATATACATGACACTTATATGATCACGGATGTGATTCAGAAGGGAATCGAGATTGTAAAGGCAGAGTATCAGAAAGCGCTGGATGAAAAATCCATGCACTACGAGCGGTTTGTGGCGCATCTGAAATTTTTCGCGAGAAGAATCTTCTTCAGCAAGGAAATGCTCTCCGATGAGGAGCAGGAGTTCTCCGATCTGATTGAACTGAAATATCCGAGGGAATATGCGTGTGCCAGAAAAATTGCCGATTACATCGAAGCGCAGTATGACTGCACGGTGACCAAGGAAGAGATCATGTACCTGGCAATTCATATCCGGAGAATTACGACAGACAGCGATGAATGA
- a CDS encoding elongation factor G — protein sequence MNVYTTDRIRNVVLLGHGGCGKTSLVEAMAYLAGMTSRMGKVEDGNTISDYDKEEMKRHFSINTSVVPIIWEDTKINILDTPGYFDFVGETEEAVSAADAAIIVVSGKAGIEVGTRKAWELCEQYKLPRMVFVTDMDIDEASYRQVVQDLQELYGKKIAPFHLPIRENGQFVGYVNVLQQRAKRWKENGEVEKTDVPDYSKENLGICREALMEAVAETSEEFMDRYFGGEEFSEDEIRQALRVNVAEGSIVPVLMGSNILARGIYTLLVDIVKYLPSPEKRTCTGINAKTNEVYNADYDFAKAKSAYIWKTIADPFIGKYSLIKVNSGVLKTDDILFNQHKDVEEKVGKLYVMRGNKPEEVKELHAGDIGALAKLSGATTTDSLSTKANPILYIRTTISTPYTCKRYKAKNKGDEDKISQALQKLMLEDLTLKAVNDSENGQTLLYGMGDQHLEVAASKLFERYKVEIELKRPKVAFRETIRKKVDVEYKYKKQSGGHGQYGHVKMTFEPSGDLEQPYVFEQCVVGGAVPKNYFPAVEKGVQEAVLKGPVAAYPVVGVKAVLYDGSFHPVDSSEMAFKVAAMQAFKKGFMDASPILLEPIASLKVVVPDKYTGDIMGDLNKRRGRVLGMNPTEHGYQEIIADVPVMELYGYNTDLRSMTGGSGTFSYEFARYEQAPSDVQEKEIEARASKVERAEE from the coding sequence ATGAATGTTTACACAACTGACAGAATTCGTAATGTGGTTTTACTTGGTCATGGGGGATGTGGTAAGACGAGTCTTGTGGAAGCAATGGCTTATCTGGCAGGCATGACATCACGTATGGGAAAGGTTGAGGACGGAAATACCATCAGTGATTATGACAAGGAGGAGATGAAGCGGCATTTCTCCATCAATACTTCGGTTGTTCCGATTATCTGGGAAGATACCAAGATCAACATACTGGATACACCGGGGTATTTTGATTTTGTGGGTGAGACCGAGGAGGCGGTAAGTGCAGCTGACGCGGCGATCATCGTGGTTTCCGGCAAGGCGGGTATTGAGGTCGGCACGCGCAAGGCGTGGGAATTATGTGAGCAGTATAAGCTCCCGCGCATGGTTTTTGTGACAGATATGGATATCGATGAGGCGAGCTACCGCCAGGTGGTACAGGATCTGCAGGAACTCTACGGAAAAAAGATCGCACCGTTCCATCTGCCGATCCGTGAGAACGGACAGTTCGTCGGCTACGTCAACGTGCTGCAGCAGCGGGCGAAGCGCTGGAAGGAGAACGGCGAGGTTGAGAAGACGGACGTTCCGGATTATTCAAAGGAGAATCTTGGCATCTGCAGAGAGGCTCTGATGGAGGCGGTTGCAGAGACGAGCGAGGAGTTCATGGACCGCTATTTTGGCGGTGAGGAATTCTCTGAGGATGAGATCCGACAGGCACTGCGTGTGAATGTGGCGGAGGGAAGCATCGTTCCGGTGCTTATGGGTTCCAATATTTTGGCACGCGGCATCTACACGCTGCTGGTGGACATTGTGAAATATCTGCCAAGCCCGGAAAAGCGCACCTGCACCGGCATCAATGCCAAGACCAATGAGGTTTACAATGCGGATTACGATTTCGCAAAGGCAAAATCCGCCTATATCTGGAAAACAATCGCAGATCCTTTTATTGGAAAATATTCCCTTATTAAAGTCAATTCCGGCGTGTTAAAGACGGACGACATCTTATTCAATCAGCATAAGGATGTGGAGGAAAAAGTAGGAAAGCTCTACGTGATGCGGGGCAACAAGCCGGAGGAGGTAAAGGAGCTGCACGCGGGCGACATTGGTGCCCTGGCAAAGCTTTCCGGTGCGACGACGACCGATTCTCTCTCCACAAAGGCGAATCCGATTCTGTATATTAGAACAACCATCTCCACACCCTATACCTGCAAGCGCTACAAGGCGAAGAACAAGGGTGATGAGGATAAGATCTCGCAGGCATTGCAGAAGCTGATGCTGGAGGATCTGACATTAAAAGCTGTCAATGACAGCGAGAACGGACAGACGCTTTTATACGGCATGGGCGATCAGCATCTGGAGGTTGCGGCGAGCAAGCTCTTCGAGCGCTACAAAGTTGAGATCGAATTAAAACGTCCGAAAGTGGCGTTCCGCGAGACCATCCGCAAGAAAGTCGATGTGGAGTATAAATACAAAAAGCAGTCCGGCGGACATGGACAGTACGGTCACGTAAAGATGACATTTGAACCTTCCGGAGATCTGGAACAGCCGTATGTATTTGAACAGTGTGTTGTCGGCGGCGCGGTGCCGAAGAATTACTTCCCGGCAGTCGAAAAGGGCGTACAGGAAGCGGTATTAAAAGGACCTGTGGCAGCGTATCCGGTTGTCGGAGTGAAGGCGGTTCTCTACGACGGCAGCTTCCATCCGGTAGATTCCTCCGAGATGGCATTCAAGGTAGCGGCGATGCAGGCATTTAAAAAAGGTTTTATGGACGCATCCCCGATCCTGTTGGAGCCGATTGCCTCCCTCAAGGTGGTTGTGCCGGATAAGTACACCGGCGATATTATGGGAGACTTAAACAAGAGACGCGGCCGCGTGCTCGGCATGAATCCGACGGAGCACGGTTATCAGGAGATCATCGCGGACGTTCCGGTGATGGAACTTTACGGGTACAACACAGACCTGCGTTCCATGACAGGCGGAAGCGGAACATTTTCTTATGAATTTGCACGGTATGAGCAGGCACCTTCCGATGTACAGGAGAAGGAGATCGAGGCAAGGGCATCCAAGGTAGAACGTGCGGAAGAGTAA
- a CDS encoding prephenate dehydrogenase: protein MKLQKIGFIGLGLIGGSIAKRLRILHKDLVIIATAGHAATIEAAYKEGLTDNASPCELSDFYDCDYIFLCTPVQKNMEYLRLLKGHVCDRCIITDVGSVKTDIHREVTALGMEAQFIGGHPMAGSEKTGLANAREFLLENAYYILTPTAQTDPAALKDFKELVASLGAIPMVLDYEQHDYATAAISHLPHIIAYSLVNLVKSCDDCEGTMKTIAAGGFKDITRIASSSPVMWENICLSNQEQILRLIDSFCGELGHMRSAIAASDSKALMEAFTSAKDYRDSLTLHANGTLKQVYELYMDLLDEAGGIATVATILASNHLSIKNIGIIHNREFEDGVLHLEMYDSESLAAAITLLKKHHYTIYER from the coding sequence ATGAAACTTCAGAAAATCGGATTTATCGGGCTTGGACTGATCGGCGGTTCGATTGCCAAGCGCCTTCGTATTCTACATAAAGATCTGGTCATTATCGCTACAGCCGGTCATGCCGCGACGATAGAGGCCGCTTACAAAGAGGGACTGACCGACAACGCCAGCCCCTGTGAACTGTCGGATTTCTATGACTGCGACTATATTTTTCTGTGCACGCCTGTCCAGAAAAACATGGAATATCTGCGTCTTTTAAAGGGACACGTCTGCGACCGCTGCATCATTACCGATGTGGGCAGCGTCAAGACCGACATTCACCGGGAAGTGACCGCCCTCGGCATGGAGGCGCAGTTTATCGGCGGACATCCGATGGCAGGCTCCGAGAAGACCGGTCTTGCCAATGCCAGGGAATTTTTATTGGAAAATGCTTACTATATTCTCACCCCGACCGCCCAGACCGATCCCGCGGCATTAAAAGACTTTAAGGAGCTTGTGGCTTCTCTCGGTGCGATACCGATGGTGCTTGACTACGAGCAGCACGATTATGCCACTGCCGCCATCAGCCATCTGCCCCACATCATCGCCTACAGCCTTGTCAACCTTGTGAAAAGCTGCGATGACTGTGAAGGAACCATGAAAACCATCGCCGCCGGCGGCTTTAAGGACATTACACGCATTGCCTCCTCCTCCCCCGTCATGTGGGAAAATATCTGTCTTTCCAATCAGGAACAGATTCTAAGACTGATTGACTCTTTCTGTGGGGAGCTTGGTCATATGCGCTCTGCCATCGCCGCTTCCGACAGCAAAGCGCTGATGGAGGCCTTTACCTCGGCAAAAGACTACCGGGATTCCCTGACCCTTCACGCGAACGGCACCTTAAAGCAGGTATATGAGCTGTACATGGATCTTCTGGATGAAGCGGGCGGAATTGCCACAGTTGCCACCATTCTTGCTAGCAACCATTTGAGCATCAAGAATATCGGCATCATCCACAACCGTGAATTTGAGGACGGCGTGCTGCATCTGGAAATGTACGACAGCGAATCGCTCGCCGCCGCCATCACACTTCTAAAAAAGCACCACTACACCATTTATGAGCGCTGA
- the queA gene encoding tRNA preQ1(34) S-adenosylmethionine ribosyltransferase-isomerase QueA, translating to MDVKDFYYDLPQELIAQDPLEDRSSSRLMVLDKATGEVEHRHFKDIVDYLRPGDCLVINNTKVIPARLYGVKEGTEAKIEILLLKRKENDVWETLVKPGKKCKIGTRINFGEGLLTGEVIDIVEEGNRLIQFHYEGIFEEILDQLGQMPLPPYITHQLKDKNRYQTVYAKYDGSAAAPTAGLHFTPELLEQVRAMGVEIAEVTLHVGLGTFRPVKESDVLKHHMHSEFYRIEQSEADKINRAKQEGHRVIAVGTTSTRTLEAAADEHGVLHETSGWTEIFIYPGYQFKVIDALITNFHLPESTLVMLVSALAGREHVLHAYEIAVQERYRFFSFGDAMFITAK from the coding sequence ATGGACGTAAAAGATTTTTATTATGACCTTCCGCAGGAACTGATCGCACAGGATCCGCTGGAGGACCGCTCAAGCTCCAGACTGATGGTGCTTGACAAGGCAACCGGAGAGGTGGAACACCGCCATTTTAAGGATATTGTGGACTATCTAAGACCGGGTGACTGCCTTGTCATCAACAATACAAAAGTAATTCCTGCCAGACTGTACGGCGTGAAGGAAGGCACCGAGGCAAAGATCGAGATCCTTCTGCTCAAGAGAAAAGAAAACGATGTCTGGGAGACCCTGGTCAAACCGGGAAAAAAATGCAAGATCGGAACCAGAATCAATTTCGGTGAGGGACTTCTGACCGGCGAGGTCATTGACATTGTGGAGGAAGGCAACCGCCTGATCCAGTTCCATTACGAAGGGATTTTTGAGGAGATTCTGGATCAGCTCGGACAGATGCCGCTGCCGCCGTACATCACACACCAGCTGAAGGACAAGAACCGCTACCAGACGGTGTATGCAAAGTATGACGGTTCCGCAGCGGCGCCGACAGCGGGACTGCATTTTACACCGGAGCTTTTAGAGCAGGTGCGCGCCATGGGCGTGGAGATTGCGGAGGTGACGCTTCATGTGGGACTTGGCACCTTCCGCCCGGTCAAGGAGAGTGATGTGTTAAAACATCACATGCATTCCGAGTTCTACCGGATCGAGCAGTCGGAGGCGGACAAGATCAACCGGGCAAAACAGGAGGGACACCGGGTTATCGCCGTGGGAACGACAAGCACAAGGACCCTGGAAGCTGCTGCGGATGAACACGGCGTGCTTCATGAGACGAGTGGGTGGACGGAGATTTTTATCTACCCGGGCTATCAGTTCAAGGTGATCGATGCTTTGATTACGAATTTCCATCTGCCGGAGTCGACGCTGGTGATGTTAGTGTCTGCGCTTGCAGGAAGGGAACATGTGCTGCATGCATATGAGATTGCAGTACAGGAGCGTTACCGGTTTTTCAGCTTTGGTGATGCGATGTTTATTACCGCAAAATAG
- a CDS encoding PilZ domain-containing protein, with product MLEKRKHKRLKMEHALELARLNADGTADGGVVNADILNISRGGVGFLSRKRLEVGSYYDTRISLFSREMIDAVLEIVHVEEQEKGYYYGGEFIGISDSDAVKIDIYQVFHDI from the coding sequence ATGCTGGAAAAGAGAAAACATAAGCGCCTTAAGATGGAACACGCGCTGGAACTGGCGCGGTTAAATGCGGACGGCACGGCCGACGGCGGCGTTGTGAATGCGGATATCCTGAATATCTCGCGCGGCGGAGTCGGATTTTTGTCCCGCAAGAGACTCGAGGTCGGCAGTTATTATGACACCAGGATCAGCCTGTTCAGCCGGGAGATGATTGACGCTGTGCTGGAAATCGTACATGTGGAAGAGCAGGAAAAGGGCTATTACTACGGCGGAGAATTTATCGGCATATCGGATTCGGATGCGGTAAAGATTGATATTTACCAGGTCTTTCACGACATCTGA
- a CDS encoding InlB B-repeat-containing protein, whose product MRKELLALVSMFVLLLNDPMVAQAYMMVPTDGTGWEQGGTASIDPFLGVNDDAVHLVYELNGGVNHNANLDVIAVEELPFTLEIPVRDGYNFAGWYTDSSYDHKITEITEENAANMVLFAKWTRPIDNRYNVEMYSYQTASVLSRNQKELKECNYAFLDDLDIPGMPSTREKDYLDNLISSEGQCLQGLCFTPDYILMTAYADGSDTKGSLMIFERETGTYLATLGMKEKSHLGGIAFDGENVWICHSNSKTLERIPYEYIERIGADAPGYCVDASALSDEYKLDNIPSCITCYGGRIWVATHTKFFDSEMLSYSYDEENDTLTSLSSYNIPNKVQGIAFDKGGQVYLSTSFGRNSSSYLKVYASLLTLTKHPNEPSAKVEMPPCSEEIAIADDNVYVLFESASLRYFEGTDGKGNSSSPIDKVLEVTVASIW is encoded by the coding sequence ATGAGAAAAGAACTTCTTGCACTGGTATCGATGTTTGTCCTCCTTTTGAATGATCCGATGGTGGCACAGGCTTACATGATGGTTCCGACGGATGGCACAGGATGGGAGCAGGGCGGGACGGCTTCGATTGATCCGTTCCTCGGCGTGAACGATGACGCTGTGCATCTGGTGTATGAGTTAAACGGCGGTGTGAACCACAATGCCAACCTGGATGTGATCGCAGTGGAAGAACTTCCCTTTACGCTTGAGATTCCTGTCCGGGACGGGTATAATTTTGCCGGCTGGTATACGGACAGCTCCTACGATCACAAGATCACGGAGATCACGGAAGAAAATGCAGCGAATATGGTTCTGTTTGCAAAATGGACCAGACCGATCGACAACCGCTATAACGTCGAGATGTATTCCTATCAGACCGCGAGCGTGTTAAGCCGCAATCAAAAAGAATTAAAAGAGTGCAATTATGCGTTTCTGGATGATCTGGATATTCCGGGAATGCCGTCCACCAGAGAGAAAGACTATCTCGACAATCTGATCAGCAGCGAGGGACAGTGTCTGCAGGGACTCTGCTTCACACCGGATTACATTCTTATGACGGCGTATGCGGATGGATCCGACACGAAAGGCTCCTTAATGATCTTTGAGCGTGAGACCGGAACCTATCTGGCGACGCTTGGCATGAAGGAGAAGAGCCACCTCGGCGGAATTGCCTTTGACGGGGAGAATGTATGGATCTGCCATTCCAATTCAAAGACGCTGGAGCGGATTCCATATGAATATATTGAGAGAATCGGAGCCGATGCACCCGGATACTGTGTGGACGCATCTGCACTTTCCGACGAATACAAGCTCGACAATATTCCGTCCTGCATCACCTGCTACGGCGGGCGAATCTGGGTGGCAACCCACACCAAATTCTTTGATTCCGAGATGCTTTCCTACAGCTACGATGAGGAAAATGATACGCTTACCTCACTCAGCAGCTACAATATTCCGAACAAAGTGCAGGGAATTGCCTTTGACAAAGGCGGTCAAGTATATCTGAGCACATCTTTTGGACGCAACAGTTCCTCCTACCTGAAAGTATACGCATCGCTTCTGACGCTGACGAAGCATCCCAATGAGCCGTCGGCAAAGGTAGAGATGCCGCCATGCTCGGAGGAGATCGCAATTGCGGATGATAATGTGTATGTGTTATTTGAATCTGCAAGCCTGCGTTATTTTGAGGGAACCGACGGCAAGGGCAACAGCAGCTCGCCGATTGACAAGGTGCTGGAAGTGACGGTGGCGTCGATCTGGTAA